GCCCAGCCGGGGAAGGCGGCCTGGGCGGCGGCCACGGCGGCCTCGGCCTCGTCGGAGCCGCCGCGGGCGATCCGGGCGAGGGTGCTGCCGTCGATGGGTGAGAGGTCGGGGAAGGTGTCGGCGGACGCCACGCGCCGGCCGTCGATCCAGTGCCGGGTGTCGACGGCGACACCGGCGATCAGAGCCTCGCTCACAGCTGTGTCCGGCCGTTGGGGCATGTCCCGGTCCTCCATTTTGTTTGACCCCAAACAAGCTAGACGTGCCACGGGGCCGGGTCAAGGTCGCCCCGGTGGCCGGGGCCTGGGGAGCCGCTCCGGGGACGTGCCCGGGGCGCGGTCACTGGCGGGAGCGGCGGCCCGAACGTCGCGGGGCGAGATCCCTTCCGTCGAGCAGCTGCCGTCGGCGCTCCTCGCCGTGCTCCTCCAACTGCGCCACGATCGCGCGCAGTCCGTTGGCCAGCCGCAGGCACTCCTCGGCGCTCAGCGGCGTGGCGACGAACGCCTCTTCGGCGTTGAACGCGGGGAAGAGGCGCTCCATGAGCTCCTCGCCCTCGGGGGTGAGCGAGAGCAGCACGCGCCGCCCGTCCTCGGGGTGGGACGCGCGGGCCACCAGGTGACGCGACTCCAGGGTGCGCGCGATCCCGGTCAGCGTCCCCTTGGAGATGCCCGCCTCTTCCGCGACCGACCAGGTCTCGGCCTCGCCCCAGATCCACAGCACCCACAGCACCACGAAGCCGGTCCAGGTCAGATCGTGCGGGCGCAGCGCGGAGTTCTCGAGATGCTGGCGGACGGCCGCGGCGGCGCGGTGGATGTTCGCGATGGCGGCCATCTGTTCACGCTGCAACTCGAAACCGCCGAGTCGTTCCTGGACGGCCTGTTCGGTCTCGGCGATGGATCGGCGGCGCCCGGGCACGGTGGATCCTCCTCGGCTTCGGGCGGCCTGGGCCGCCGGGTGATTCGTTCGCGCTCAAATGTAGCCCCAGCGCGCCGGATGCCGGGTGACGGCAACCCTTGTGGACGGCCCGGCCGCCTCGTATCGTGTGGCCTCCCTCGTTTGGCATCAAATAATTCCGGCGCCCTCGGGGGCCGGAACAGAGCACGGGGCCGGAACGGAGCACACCGTCCGGCCCGCTTCCAGGGAGTGACCATTGAGCGCCGAGACAGCCGACCGGGTCCACCGGAGGACCGAGGCGCTCGCGGCCGAGGGCATCGACGTCGTACGGGTCGCCTATCCCGACATGATGGGCTCCGACCGGAGCAGGGACATCCTGCTGCACCATCTGCCGCATGCGGTCGGCCACGGGCTCGCCTTCAGCCGGGCCGTGTACCACACCGCGGCCCTGGGCGATCACTCCTCCATCCCCGGCGGCCTCGAAGCCGGTATGCCGGACTTCCTCGTCCGCCCCGACCTGACCACGCTCGTCGCCGTGCCGTGGGAACCGGGCGTGGCCTGGTGCATCGGCGACGTCCGGGACCCGGACAGCGGGCTGCCCGTGCCCGAATCGCCCCGTGACCTGCTGCGTCAGATCATCGGCCGGCTGCTCGACGCGGATCTGACCGCGGTCGTGGGGCCGGAGCTGGAGTACGTCCTGCTCGACCCGGACCCGGACTCGCCCGTCGGCTGGCGGCGCTACGCCCCCGCCCCGGGCCATGTCTATACGACCGGCCGCAAGGGCGACCCGGACGGACACCTCCTGCGCACCCTCCGGGCGTTGCACGCGCTCGGGCTCGACGTCAGCGGCGGCAACCGGGAGTTCGACAGCGGTCAGTTCGAGATCAACCTCAGCCACTCCGAGGCGCTGGACGCCGCGGACCGGGCCTTTCGCTTCAAGGCGGCGGTCAGGGAACTCGCCCATGGGGAGGGCAGGTTGGCCACGTTCATGGCCAAGCCGTTCAACGACGGAGGCGGCTCGGGATTCCATGTCCACCTGTCCCTCGTGGACGCGGACGGCCGCAACGTCTTCGACGCGCCCCGGGAGCCGTACGGGCTGTCCGCCTCGGCGCGCCACGCCCTGGCGGGCGTGCTCGCCCACGCCCCCGCGCTCTCCGCGCTGCTCAACCCCACCGTCAACTCGTACAAGCGCTTCGGCCCGGACACCACGGCCCCCTGGCTGGTCAACTGGGGCCTGGACAACCGCAACGCCCTGGTGCGCGTCCCGCCCGAGCGCGGCGGCGCCGCCCGACTTGAGGCACGCCTCGGCGACGCCACCGCCAATCCCTACCTCGCCATCGCCGGTCTGCTCGCCGCGGCCCAGCTGGGCATCGCCGCCGCCGAGGAGCCCCCGACGCCGATGACCGGCGAGGGCCGCGACAGGGGCACCGCCACCCTGCTGCCGACCGACCTCGGCCGGGCCCTCGACGCCCTGGAAGGCGACGACGAGCTCACCGATGTGCTCGGCAAGCCCTTCGTCGACGCCTTCCTCACCTTCAAGCGCGATGAGCTCGCCAGGTTCCAGCGGTACGTCACCGACTGGGAGTTCCGCGAGTACGCGCGGCTCATCTGAGGCCGGCCCTCCCCAAGGCGCCGGAGGTCTCAGGCGAGATGCCGGGCGAAGAACCTCAGCGTGCTGTCCAGCTCGAAGGCCGGGATCTCCGCGTGTGCGCCGGGGCTGGCGTGCAGCGTCTTCTCGGCCGAGGCCAGGGCGTCGAACAGCGCCAGGCTCTGGTCGCGTGGCACCCGCTCATCGTCCCACTGCACCAGGAACTCCACCGGGACGGTGATCCGGGCGGCTTCCTCGGCCGAGGCCGAGGCCCCGCCCAGGCCCAGCACCGCCGCGCGGACCCGGGGTTCGGCGGCGACGAACGGAACGCCGAGGCCGCAGCCCAGCGAGATCCCCCAGTAGCCCACCGGGCCGTTGCCGACGTGGTCGAGTTGGCGCACCGCGTCCAGGACCGCCCGCCATTCCGGGACGGTTTGGCGGGCCACGAGCGCCTGGAACTCGGCGATGAGTGGGGCCAGTTCCGCTCCGGCCTCCACACGTGCCTGGTTCTCGGTGGCGATCCGGCCGTACTCCTCGTGCGGTGGCCGGTCGCCGTGTCCGGGCACATCGACCGCCACCGCCGCGAAACCGCACTCGGCCACGAAGCGGTGTGCACGGGCCAGGATGTCCGGGGCCTTCTTGTGCTGACCACCGCCGTGCCCCAGCAGAATCAGGGGACGGGCACTGGTGGCGCCCTCCGGCGTCCAGAGCACGCCGGGAATCTCACCGAGGGTGAAGAGCTGTTCGCGGACACCGTCGGACGACGTTTCAGAGATGAAGCGCATTGCGTCGCAAGCCTTTCGGGATGCCTTCCACGGGCACTCCCTAGGCCATGCGGGAGAAGGAGGCCCGATCTGTCACAGTGTTGATCGGTCTCACCTCCTCGGTTCGCGGCAGCGCACGGCGGCCCTGAAAATACCACGAAGGCCAGTAGCGCCACGGCGCCCCGCGCCCCGCCGTCAGCGGTCCCGGGCGGGGTGCTGGTTCCGCTGGTTCGGGGCGGACGGGTGGTTCGGGGCGGACAGGGCCGGGATCTCGGGGTGGTCGCGCAGGGCCGCCACGACCGCGTTCACCGCGGCGCGCTGCGTCGTGCCGCGCCGCACCGCGATGGTGATGTTGCGGTGCACCGGTGTGCTGAGCTCGCGGGTGGCGACGGCGTGTTCCGAGGTGATGGCGAGGGCGGGCAGCAGGGTGATCGACCGGCCCGACTCGACATGGCGCAGCAGCATCAGATAGTTGCTGAACCGGCAGGCCACCCGGGGTTCGAACCCCGACTCCCGGCACAGCCGTACGGTCAGATCCGCCATGTACGACTGCGGTCGGTCACACGCCCAGGTCTCCTCCGCGCACGCCGCGAGGTTCACCGTCGTACGGCTGGTGAGCGGGTGGTCGCGCGGCAGCACCAGCACGATCGGGTCGGTTCCCAGTGGGATGATCTCGAGGTCCGCGCCCCACGAGAGGCCGACGTAGTCGGTGGTGGTGACGATGACGTCCGCCTCGCCCGAGCGGAGGGCCGGTCCGCCCTCGTGCGGCTCCAGCTCGAGCAGTTCCAGGTGCAGCCGTGGGTGGGTGGTGGCCAGGCGGGTCGCCGCCGGGACCGCGAGGGTGTAGATCGCGCTCTGGAACGCCCCGAGCCGTACGGTGCCGATGGGCTCGTCGTTCAGGGCGTGCAGCTCGGCCTCGGCCTCCGCCATCTGGTCCAGGATCTCCCGGCCCCGGCGGGCCAGCAGCAGCCCGGCCGGGGTCAGCCGCACCTTCCGCCCGGTCCGCTCGATCAGCCGGCACCGGGTCTCGGTCTCCAGGACCGCCAGTTGCTGGGACACCGTCGACGCGCTCAGATGCAGCGTCTCGGCGACCGCGCGCACGGTGCCCAGGGTTTCCAGCAGGCTGAGCAGCCGTAGCCGACCCGAGTTGAGCATGGATGCGATTCTACGGGGGCACTGTCCGGTTCTGGCGAACAGAACGGTCGGATCTGTGCGATGGACGCGCGCAGTGGCGCATCCCTAACGTCGTTCGTATGGATCCCGAGACAGCCGGTGGCGCCGTGGAGCGCCACCTCATCCGCTATTCCGGCCGAGCCGCGTTCACCCCCGAGGTGATCACCCGCGCCGCGGGCACCTCGGTGTACACCGAGAGCGGCCGCGAGCTGCTCGACTTCACCTCCGGCCAGATGAGCGCGATCCTCGGCCACTCCCATCCGGAGATCGTCGCCACGGTGCGCGAGCAGGTCGCCCACCTCGATCATCTGCACAGCGGAATGCTCAGCCGTCCGGTCATCGACCTCACCCGGCGGCTGGCCGAGACCCTGCCCGACCCCCTCGAGAAGGCGTTGCTCCTGACCACCGGGGCGGAGGCGAACGAGGCCGCGGTGCGGATGGCGAAACTCGTCACCGGCCGCCATGAGATCGTCTCGTTCGCCCGGTCCTGGCACGGCATGACCCAGGCCGCCGCGAACGCCACCTACAGCGCCGGGCGCAAGGGCTACGGACCCGCCGCGCCGGGCAACTTCGCGCTGCCCGTACCGGACCGCTTCCACCCCGACATCGTCGACGCCGAGGGTGTGCTCGACTGGCGCCGCCAGCTCGACCTGGGCTTCGACCTCATCGACGCCCAGTCGGTCGGCAGCCTCGCCGCCTGCCTGGTCGAGCCGATCCTCAGCTCCGGCGGCGTCATCGAGCTCCCGCCGGGCTATCTCGCCGCCCTGGCCCAGAAGTGCCGGGAGCGGGACATGCTGCTGATCCTCGACGAGGCCCAGACCGGGCTGTGCCGCACCGGCGACTGGTACGCCTTCGAACACGAGGGCGTCGTCCCGGACATCCTCACACTCTCCAAGACGCTCGGCGCGGGGCTGCCGCTGGCCGCCGTGCTGACCAGCCCGGAGATCGAGCAGCAGGCGTACGACCGCGGGTTCCTGTTCTTCACCACCCATGCCAGCGACCCGCTGCCGGCCGCCGTCGGCAACACCGTCCTCGACGTTCTGGTCCGCGACCACCTCGACAAGCGTGCGCGGGAACTCGGCACGGCACTGCGCGGGCAGCTCGATGAGCTCGCCGCCCGCCACGATGTCGTCGGGGACGTCCGCGGCCGCGGGCTGCTGCTGGGGATGGAGCTGGTCGGTGACCAGGTGCCGGCCGCCGGTGGCGCCGACCGGCTCGGCGCGGCCGTCACCCGGCGCTGCTTCGAGCTCGGCCTGCACATGAACATCGTCCAGCTGCCCGGCATGGGCGGCACCTTCCGGATCGCGCCCCCGCTGACCGCGAGCGACGAGGAGATCGCCCGTGGCGTCGCCATCCTTGACCAGGCGCTCACCGACGCCGTCCGCGGCCTCTGACGCCATGCCATGAGCCCACCCGGCGCCGTCTCATGAGTCCGCATGACACCTGTCACGCGGACTCATGACACACCGCACTCCTCCCGGCCCCGCCGCCCCGACGTGGCCGTCCTGGACATGCGGATACCCGGGCGGGACGGGGTGTCGGTGGCGGCGCGGCTGCGCGAGGAGCTGCCGGAGTGCGCCTCGACGATCGTCACCAGCCATGCCGGGGGCACCGATGGCGGAGATCGCGTCCCGCGCCGCGCTGTCGCCCGGGACGGTGCGCAACTACCTGTCCGCCGCCGCGGCCACACTCGGCGCGGAGAACCGCCATGTGGCGGCGCGGACCGCCCGCGAGCGCGGGTGGCTGTAGGGGGGTCTGCCGATAGCCGTCAGCGCGGGCGCCGGCGTCGGCGGCGGCCGACGAGGAGGGCGCCACCGCCCAGGAGCAGCGCCGCCACGCCCGCGGTCACCCACGCGGCGGCCGTGTCGGCGGGCCGGGACTCCGCCCGCGCGCGGGAGTCGGAGGGGTTGGCCGCGGGCGACGGCCGGGCCGAACCTTTGGCCGTGGCGGCCTTGATGATGAGGTCGGTGACCGCCTGGGGGTGGGCGATCATGGCCACGTGGGAGGAGTTGATCTCCACGGTGTGCGAGTGGGCGCGCTTGGCCTCGAAGCGCTCCTGCCGGGGGTTGATGGTCTTGTCCTGCCGGGCGACGAGGAACCACGACGGGATCTGCCGCCACGCCGCCACCTTGGCCTTCTCCGAGAACGCGGCCGTACTGGCGGGCCGTTGGGTCGCCGCCAGCAACTTCGCCGTACTGGCGGGCAGATCGGCGGCGAAGACCCGGTGGAGCTTGTCCCGCTTGAGGTACAGATCGGTGCCCCGCACCCCGCCACCGGCCCGGTACGGGACCGCCTTGATGGCGGTGGCGAGCTCGCTGGGGTACCGGGCGGCCAGCGCCTGCCCGCTCTCCCCCTTGTCGAGCATCTGGGCGGACACGTACACCAGCGACGTCACCCGGGAGTTCCCCGCCGCGGCCACGCTGATGACCGCGCCGCCGTAGGAGTGGCCCACCAGCACGATCGGGCCCTTGACGCTGTCCAGGACGGAGGCGATGTAGGCGGAGTCGGTGGTGAGGCCGCGCAGCGGGTTGGCGGGGGCGATGACGGGGTAACCGCGGCGCTCCAGCCGCTCGATGACACCGTTCCAGCTGGAGCCGTCCGCGAACGCGCCGTGGATCAGGACCACCGTGGGTTTACGGCCCGCCGCATCGTCCTCCGCGTCCTCCGCGGTGGCCGGGGCCGCCACCGCCGCGCACACCGCCATGGCGCATCCGGCCGCCGCGACGCGTGCCCGGATCCGTTCGCGTGCCCCGATCCGTCCGCGTGCCCGGATCCGTCCGTGTCCGGGGCCGAGAGCCGGAGACGCCGCCATGGTGTCCTCGTTTCCCTTGGGAGCTGTCGCTGGAGCTGTCGCTGGAGCTGTCGCTGGAGCTGTCGCTGGAGCTGTCGCTGGAGTTGTCGCTCCTCAACGTTGGCCGGACCCGCGGCGCGTGGCCGCGCGGCGGGGTCCGACCGGGTGAAGTAGGTGATCCACCAGGGTTGTGCCGCGCTGACAACGATTCCCACGACCTGCCCGCGTCGTCCTTGTACTGCCTTTGCCTCGAGTTCGCCGAGCATTGGCCTGAGCTTGTTTGCCTACAGGAATGGACCACATCACCTTCTTGGTGGCGGTCGTCATCGTCACGGCGCTCGCCTTCGACTTCACCAACGGATTCCATGACACGGCCAACGCGATGGCGACCTCCATCGCCACCGGCGCGCTCACCCCCAGAACCGCGGTTCTGGTGAGCGGGATCCTCAACATCGTCGGTGCCTTCCTGTCCACCGAGGTCGCGAAGACCATCTCCGGTGGCATCGTCGACGACTCCCTGGTCACCCCAGGCATGATCTTCGCGGGGCTGGTCGGAGCGATCCTCTGGAATCTGCTGACCTGGCTGGTCGGGCTGCCGTCGAGCTCGTCGCACGCCCTGTTCGGCGGGCTGATCGGCGCCGTGTGGGTCGGTGCGGGCTCTCATGGCGTGCACTTTGACAAGGTTGTCGAGAAGGTGCTGATACCGGCGGTGGCCTCGCCGGTCGTGGCCGGTGTCGCCGCGCTGCTGGCCACCTACCTCGCGTACCGGCTCACCGACCGGGCCCGTAAGAAGTCCGTGACCAAGGGCTTCCGGGCCGGTCAGATCGCCTCGGCCTCGCTCGTCTCGCTCGCACACGGCACCAACGACGCCCAGAAGACCATGGGCGTCATCACGCTGACCCTGATCTCGACGGGCGCGCTCGGCCACGACGCCGGTCCGCCGCTGTGGGTGATCGCCTCCGCGGGCCTCGCCATCGGCCTCGGCACCTACCTGGGCGGCTGGCGGATCATCCGCACCATGGGCAAGGGCCTGACCGAGATCCAGTCCCCGCAGGGCTTCGCCGCCGAGACCGCCTCCACGACCGTCATCCTCACCTCCGCCCACCTCGGCTTCGCCCTGTCCACCACCCAGGTGGCCTCCGGCAGCATCCTCGGCGCGGGTCTCGGCCGGCGGCTGGCGGAGGTGCGCTGGGGCGTCGCCGGCCGCATGGTCATCGCCTGGATGGTCACCCTGCCCGCCGCCGCGCTGGTCGGCGGTGTCTCCGCGAGCGTGGTCACGAACGGCGGAAACATCGGTGCGGCGGTCGTCGCGCTGATCGGCGCGGCCCTCGCCGGGGGCATCGTGTTCCTCTCCCGCCGTAACCCCGTGGATGCGAAGAACGTCAACGACGCCCACGAGGTCACCATCCGCAACGAACCGCCGGCCAAGGTCGGCACGGCCGCATAAATCCCAGATTTCCGGAGAGTTGAAACGATGCATCTCGACTGGACCGCACTCGGCCAGGTCACCGCGGTGAGCATCGGCGTCACCATTGCCGTGGTCACCGTCTTCGCCCTCGGCGTCCTGGGCGTCGCCCGCGTGGAGGCGGCCCGTGAGGAGAACGGCACCGGCTCGACCCTGGGCCTCACCCAGGCCGGACTGTGCTTCGTGGCGTGCGCGGCGGTGGTGGCCTACGGGATCTACCTGATCGTGCCGCAGTTCCACTGAGAACGGAAGGGAAGGACCGCATGACAACGCCGCCCTTGCTGTCCGAGCTGGCCGACCTGACGGTCGACTACAGCGACCACGACGACCCCGTGCTCATCCGGCCGGACGGAAGCCCGGTCGACACCTGGCGGGAGAACTATCCCTACGCGCAGCGCATGGAGCGCAAGGAGTACGAGTGGCACAAGCGGCTCCAGCAGATAGAACTGCTGAAGCTCCAGAGCTGGATCAAGGAGACCGGACGCCGGCTCGTCATCGTCTTCGAGGGTAGGGACGCGGCCGGCAAGGGCGGCACCATCAAGCGCTTCACCGAGCACCTCAACCCGCGTGGCGCGCGGGTCGTGGCGCTGGAGAAGCCGACCGAGCGCGAACGCGGCCAGTGGTACTTCCAGCGGTATGTGGAGCACCTGCCGACCGCGGGGGAGATCGTGCTCTTCGACCGGTCCTGGTACAACCGGGCCGGTGTCGAGCGGGTCATGGGCTTCTGCTCCAGGGACG
This genomic interval from Streptomyces asiaticus contains the following:
- a CDS encoding LysR family transcriptional regulator, with product MLNSGRLRLLSLLETLGTVRAVAETLHLSASTVSQQLAVLETETRCRLIERTGRKVRLTPAGLLLARRGREILDQMAEAEAELHALNDEPIGTVRLGAFQSAIYTLAVPAATRLATTHPRLHLELLELEPHEGGPALRSGEADVIVTTTDYVGLSWGADLEIIPLGTDPIVLVLPRDHPLTSRTTVNLAACAEETWACDRPQSYMADLTVRLCRESGFEPRVACRFSNYLMLLRHVESGRSITLLPALAITSEHAVATRELSTPVHRNITIAVRRGTTQRAAVNAVVAALRDHPEIPALSAPNHPSAPNQRNQHPARDR
- a CDS encoding MarR family winged helix-turn-helix transcriptional regulator; the encoded protein is MPGRRRSIAETEQAVQERLGGFELQREQMAAIANIHRAAAAVRQHLENSALRPHDLTWTGFVVLWVLWIWGEAETWSVAEEAGISKGTLTGIARTLESRHLVARASHPEDGRRVLLSLTPEGEELMERLFPAFNAEEAFVATPLSAEECLRLANGLRAIVAQLEEHGEERRRQLLDGRDLAPRRSGRRSRQ
- a CDS encoding inorganic phosphate transporter, giving the protein MDHITFLVAVVIVTALAFDFTNGFHDTANAMATSIATGALTPRTAVLVSGILNIVGAFLSTEVAKTISGGIVDDSLVTPGMIFAGLVGAILWNLLTWLVGLPSSSSHALFGGLIGAVWVGAGSHGVHFDKVVEKVLIPAVASPVVAGVAALLATYLAYRLTDRARKKSVTKGFRAGQIASASLVSLAHGTNDAQKTMGVITLTLISTGALGHDAGPPLWVIASAGLAIGLGTYLGGWRIIRTMGKGLTEIQSPQGFAAETASTTVILTSAHLGFALSTTQVASGSILGAGLGRRLAEVRWGVAGRMVIAWMVTLPAAALVGGVSASVVTNGGNIGAAVVALIGAALAGGIVFLSRRNPVDAKNVNDAHEVTIRNEPPAKVGTAA
- a CDS encoding aspartate aminotransferase family protein — encoded protein: MDPETAGGAVERHLIRYSGRAAFTPEVITRAAGTSVYTESGRELLDFTSGQMSAILGHSHPEIVATVREQVAHLDHLHSGMLSRPVIDLTRRLAETLPDPLEKALLLTTGAEANEAAVRMAKLVTGRHEIVSFARSWHGMTQAAANATYSAGRKGYGPAAPGNFALPVPDRFHPDIVDAEGVLDWRRQLDLGFDLIDAQSVGSLAACLVEPILSSGGVIELPPGYLAALAQKCRERDMLLILDEAQTGLCRTGDWYAFEHEGVVPDILTLSKTLGAGLPLAAVLTSPEIEQQAYDRGFLFFTTHASDPLPAAVGNTVLDVLVRDHLDKRARELGTALRGQLDELAARHDVVGDVRGRGLLLGMELVGDQVPAAGGADRLGAAVTRRCFELGLHMNIVQLPGMGGTFRIAPPLTASDEEIARGVAILDQALTDAVRGL
- a CDS encoding dienelactone hydrolase family protein, coding for MRFISETSSDGVREQLFTLGEIPGVLWTPEGATSARPLILLGHGGGQHKKAPDILARAHRFVAECGFAAVAVDVPGHGDRPPHEEYGRIATENQARVEAGAELAPLIAEFQALVARQTVPEWRAVLDAVRQLDHVGNGPVGYWGISLGCGLGVPFVAAEPRVRAAVLGLGGASASAEEAARITVPVEFLVQWDDERVPRDQSLALFDALASAEKTLHASPGAHAEIPAFELDSTLRFFARHLA
- the ppk2 gene encoding polyphosphate kinase 2, producing MTTPPLLSELADLTVDYSDHDDPVLIRPDGSPVDTWRENYPYAQRMERKEYEWHKRLQQIELLKLQSWIKETGRRLVIVFEGRDAAGKGGTIKRFTEHLNPRGARVVALEKPTERERGQWYFQRYVEHLPTAGEIVLFDRSWYNRAGVERVMGFCSRDEYRRFMRQAPLFERMLVDDGVDLVKFWFSVSQSEQRTRFTIRQVDPVRQWKLSPMDLASLARWDDYTAAKVAMFHDTDTEYAPWTVVKSNDKKRARVEAMRSVLARFDYSNKDEEVVGTPDPRIVGAAAGLLEEGEDDTNDAADGTTRETDDADRR
- a CDS encoding glutamine synthetase family protein, coding for MSAETADRVHRRTEALAAEGIDVVRVAYPDMMGSDRSRDILLHHLPHAVGHGLAFSRAVYHTAALGDHSSIPGGLEAGMPDFLVRPDLTTLVAVPWEPGVAWCIGDVRDPDSGLPVPESPRDLLRQIIGRLLDADLTAVVGPELEYVLLDPDPDSPVGWRRYAPAPGHVYTTGRKGDPDGHLLRTLRALHALGLDVSGGNREFDSGQFEINLSHSEALDAADRAFRFKAAVRELAHGEGRLATFMAKPFNDGGGSGFHVHLSLVDADGRNVFDAPREPYGLSASARHALAGVLAHAPALSALLNPTVNSYKRFGPDTTAPWLVNWGLDNRNALVRVPPERGGAARLEARLGDATANPYLAIAGLLAAAQLGIAAAEEPPTPMTGEGRDRGTATLLPTDLGRALDALEGDDELTDVLGKPFVDAFLTFKRDELARFQRYVTDWEFREYARLI
- a CDS encoding alpha/beta fold hydrolase, translated to MAASPALGPGHGRIRARGRIGARERIRARVAAAGCAMAVCAAVAAPATAEDAEDDAAGRKPTVVLIHGAFADGSSWNGVIERLERRGYPVIAPANPLRGLTTDSAYIASVLDSVKGPIVLVGHSYGGAVISVAAAGNSRVTSLVYVSAQMLDKGESGQALAARYPSELATAIKAVPYRAGGGVRGTDLYLKRDKLHRVFAADLPASTAKLLAATQRPASTAAFSEKAKVAAWRQIPSWFLVARQDKTINPRQERFEAKRAHSHTVEINSSHVAMIAHPQAVTDLIIKAATAKGSARPSPAANPSDSRARAESRPADTAAAWVTAGVAALLLGGGALLVGRRRRRRPR